Proteins encoded in a region of the Paenibacillus sp. E222 genome:
- the prfA gene encoding peptide chain release factor 1 has translation MFDKLQALADRYEKLSELLCDPDVASDNKKLREYSKEQSDLQPTYEAYNEYKQVSQDLEAAKEMQGEKLDDEMREMVKMEIDELSTRQKELDELIRVLMLPKDPNDDKNVIVEIRGAAGGDEAALFAADLYRMYTRYADTQGWRVELMDVNTNDLGGFKEVVFLINGRGAYSKMKYESGAHRVQRIPTTESGGRIHTSTSTVAVMPEAEDFDIEIHDKDIRVDTFCSSGAGGQSVNTTKSAVRVTHVPTGIVATCQDGKSQNSNKEKALQVLRTRIFDMMRQEEEAKISSERKSKVGTGDRSERIRTYNFPQSRVTDHRIGLTMHKLDQIMNGEIADIVSALTIAEQTDMMDRGE, from the coding sequence ATGTTTGATAAATTACAGGCGTTAGCCGACCGTTACGAGAAACTCAGCGAGCTGCTGTGTGACCCGGATGTAGCAAGTGACAACAAGAAGCTGCGGGAATATTCCAAAGAACAATCGGATCTGCAGCCCACCTATGAAGCATACAATGAGTACAAACAGGTAAGCCAGGATCTCGAAGCTGCGAAAGAAATGCAGGGCGAGAAGCTGGACGACGAGATGCGTGAAATGGTCAAAATGGAAATTGATGAACTGAGCACTCGCCAGAAAGAATTGGACGAACTGATTCGTGTTCTCATGCTGCCAAAAGACCCGAATGATGATAAAAACGTCATCGTTGAAATTCGTGGAGCAGCTGGTGGGGATGAAGCGGCGCTGTTTGCAGCGGATCTCTATCGGATGTATACACGTTATGCCGATACCCAAGGCTGGCGCGTGGAATTGATGGACGTTAACACAAATGATCTGGGCGGCTTCAAAGAGGTAGTATTCCTGATTAATGGACGCGGCGCTTACAGCAAAATGAAATACGAAAGTGGCGCACACCGTGTGCAACGTATTCCTACAACGGAATCGGGCGGCCGGATTCATACGTCTACTTCCACAGTAGCTGTTATGCCTGAAGCCGAAGATTTCGATATCGAAATTCATGATAAAGATATCCGTGTAGATACGTTCTGTTCCAGTGGTGCCGGTGGACAATCGGTTAATACCACGAAATCGGCTGTACGGGTAACTCACGTTCCAACGGGAATTGTGGCTACTTGTCAGGATGGTAAATCCCAGAACTCGAATAAAGAAAAAGCATTGCAAGTTCTGCGTACGCGTATCTTCGATATGATGCGTCAGGAAGAAGAAGCGAAAATTTCGAGTGAACGGAAGAGCAAAGTGGGTACAGGTGACCGCAGTGAGCGGATTCGTACCTATAATTTCCCGCAAAGCCGTGTTACCGATCACCGGATCGGATTGACGATGCACAAGCTGGATCAAATCATGAATGGTGAGATTGCTGATATCGTATCTGCGCTGACGATTGCCGAGCAGACGGATATGATGGATAGAGGAGAATAA
- a CDS encoding N-acetyltransferase produces MKLTAMNQEEYANFRVRSIKDFAEEKVEAGTWAAEEAQGLAEASYDRYLPEGLNTPGAYLYNLVHAVDGNVGYIWFNITDNRRGKDAFLLDIVVEEAYRGKGYGTETMEALEREALSLGVDRIGLHVFGHNVRASSLYRKMGYEVTDLTMYKDIKG; encoded by the coding sequence ATGAAACTTACCGCAATGAATCAAGAAGAATATGCAAATTTCCGTGTTCGCTCGATTAAAGATTTTGCAGAAGAGAAAGTGGAGGCGGGTACTTGGGCTGCGGAAGAGGCGCAAGGACTTGCAGAGGCATCCTACGACAGATATTTGCCTGAAGGGCTGAATACACCGGGTGCTTACCTCTATAATTTGGTACATGCCGTTGACGGGAATGTGGGTTATATCTGGTTTAACATTACGGATAACCGCCGTGGAAAAGACGCTTTTTTGCTGGATATTGTGGTCGAAGAAGCCTATCGGGGCAAGGGTTATGGTACAGAGACGATGGAAGCACTTGAAAGGGAAGCCTTGAGTCTTGGCGTGGATCGCATTGGTCTGCATGTGTTTGGACATAATGTGCGGGCGAGCAGCCTGTATCGCAAAATGGGATATGAGGTAACCGATTTGACGATGTACAAGGATATCAAAGGGTAA
- a CDS encoding transcriptional regulator: MNSVTTIRDHLADYLKTNHMTLNQFSEISGINSGTLSGTLNGLRPIGMQQLDRLTAGMGLTEGYFYELYINECFVHTSPDWRRLGPFLYRCAELGKVNCMEEAVNLIMDNLSYAPLLFELAEQLYREGKLEAAKPLYRCVAESEKMQHSERLALSQYRLFTIGLSKDQTSNLALATQFEFFVDRLDEPYQLDGLNDLINVYASLRRWDKLLELGEKLKVKATIHYEFQGNTKPKEVKKEIIFYILYSYLVMGSACFYLEDYKIALDYITQYIDHSWVKSPSQAEQIVMEQFQEWAEANRFMYMLRDGQLHVLPEYLEYISNKENEVFPALCEIVVAANQYDLDIDYVLYEYESFVLYQEQGSRIGKISTQLTGDRYVRLLMGLSEYYLRKKDYEKGFKALLDGLFFSLEINSGLSMLKCVGIFEKYRSYASDTVTQQYQNLICEVQNLNEKKISFAYSGL; the protein is encoded by the coding sequence TTGAACTCAGTAACCACAATACGTGATCATTTGGCAGACTATTTAAAAACTAACCATATGACACTCAATCAATTCTCTGAGATATCGGGAATTAACTCAGGAACGTTGAGTGGTACGCTGAACGGGCTTCGTCCCATAGGCATGCAGCAGCTGGATCGACTTACTGCAGGGATGGGTTTAACTGAGGGTTACTTCTATGAATTATACATAAATGAGTGTTTTGTACATACAAGCCCGGATTGGCGAAGACTTGGGCCTTTTCTATACCGTTGTGCCGAACTCGGTAAGGTCAATTGTATGGAAGAAGCCGTTAATCTAATTATGGATAATCTTTCCTATGCACCCCTTTTGTTCGAGTTGGCCGAGCAGCTATATCGCGAAGGGAAGTTGGAAGCAGCCAAGCCCCTATATCGTTGTGTAGCTGAAAGTGAGAAAATGCAACACTCTGAACGGTTGGCTCTAAGTCAGTATCGTTTGTTCACGATCGGGCTTTCCAAGGACCAGACGAGCAATCTTGCACTTGCTACGCAGTTTGAGTTTTTTGTAGATCGGCTTGACGAGCCTTATCAGCTGGATGGGTTGAACGATCTGATTAATGTGTATGCTTCTTTGCGCCGATGGGATAAGTTGTTGGAATTGGGCGAGAAACTGAAAGTAAAAGCAACCATTCATTATGAGTTCCAGGGCAACACCAAGCCGAAAGAAGTCAAAAAAGAGATTATATTTTATATTTTGTATTCCTATTTAGTCATGGGAAGTGCCTGTTTTTATCTTGAGGATTACAAGATCGCCCTCGATTATATCACACAGTATATTGACCATAGTTGGGTGAAATCCCCTAGTCAAGCTGAACAAATTGTGATGGAACAATTCCAGGAATGGGCTGAAGCGAATCGTTTTATGTATATGTTGAGAGATGGACAACTACATGTACTACCCGAATACCTGGAGTATATTTCAAATAAAGAAAATGAAGTGTTTCCAGCTTTATGTGAGATTGTCGTTGCAGCTAATCAATATGACTTGGATATTGACTATGTTCTTTACGAATATGAATCATTTGTGCTGTATCAGGAACAGGGTAGCCGAATTGGAAAGATTAGCACTCAGCTTACAGGTGACCGCTACGTTCGTCTATTAATGGGGTTAAGTGAGTATTATTTAAGGAAAAAAGACTATGAAAAAGGTTTCAAAGCGTTATTAGACGGTTTATTCTTTTCTCTTGAAATTAACAGTGGCTTATCTATGCTTAAATGTGTTGGGATATTTGAAAAATATCGAAGTTATGCTTCTGATACAGTGACTCAGCAGTACCAAAATCTGATCTGTGAGGTGCAAAATCTCAATGAGAAAAAAATTAGTTTCGCTTATAGTGGTTTGTAG
- a CDS encoding aspartyl-phosphate phosphatase Spo0E family protein, which translates to MDCGELKLQIEAARQKLYQLKMDYNGDLLHPHVIQQSMVLDDLINQYNQVKIKKPIK; encoded by the coding sequence ATGGATTGTGGTGAGCTCAAGTTGCAGATCGAAGCAGCGAGACAAAAGCTCTATCAACTAAAGATGGACTATAACGGAGATCTGCTTCATCCTCATGTTATACAGCAATCTATGGTCCTGGATGATCTAATTAATCAATACAATCAAGTTAAAATAAAAAAGCCGATTAAATAA
- a CDS encoding membrane lipoprotein lipid attachment site-containing protein: MKRIIFVIFLGLLVLSACSNNEKIDISSPSYMFSEDYKISKEIEVSLKGHFNKDDNNYEGSLSINEINFKKVLFKHNSLLISYEGSERTVLGDIYLNTSDNQFAIVITEPSLYKQLTNEEYNKDGLIISSPASSLEEARSIEENLKAME, encoded by the coding sequence ATGAAGAGAATAATTTTTGTTATTTTCCTTGGTTTGCTTGTTCTTTCAGCGTGCAGCAACAATGAGAAAATTGATATATCATCACCGTCTTATATGTTTAGTGAAGACTACAAAATAAGTAAGGAGATAGAGGTGAGTTTAAAAGGTCATTTCAATAAAGATGATAATAACTATGAGGGTTCGTTATCAATAAATGAAATTAATTTTAAAAAAGTACTTTTTAAACATAATTCCTTATTAATATCATATGAAGGCTCAGAAAGAACAGTACTAGGAGATATTTACTTGAATACTTCGGATAATCAATTTGCAATTGTAATTACTGAACCGTCATTATACAAGCAATTAACTAATGAGGAATACAATAAGGATGGTTTAATCATAAGTTCTCCCGCATCAAGCCTAGAGGAGGCGAGGAGTATAGAAGAAAATTTAAAAGCAATGGAGTGA
- a CDS encoding putative holin-like toxin: protein MEVYQAMTLMISFATLVVLILTNKRK, encoded by the coding sequence GTGGAAGTATACCAAGCGATGACGCTAATGATTTCATTTGCGACTCTTGTTGTCTTGATACTTACAAACAAACGGAAATAG
- the ychF gene encoding redox-regulated ATPase YchF, translating into MALKAGIVGLPNVGKSTLFNAITQAGAESANYPFCTIDPNVGIVEVPDERLDKLTELVVPKKTVPTAFEFVDIAGLVRGASKGEGLGNKFLAHIREVDAIVHVVRCFVDENITHVDGKIDPVSDIQTINLELILADIESVEKKIDRSKKNMKGGNKSAAQEVEVLEKVKAVLYEDKPARSMELTDEERLIVRDLHLLTLKPVLYAANVAEDEIGDVANNAYVQKVREFAAAENAEVVPISAKVEEEISELEGEDKQMFLEELGIEDSGLNLLIKAAYKLLGLYTYFTAGVQEVRAWTIRKGTKAPGAAGVIHTDFERGFIRAEVVSYEDLVAAGSMNGAKERGQLRLEGKEYVVNDGDVMHFRFNV; encoded by the coding sequence ATGGCTTTGAAAGCTGGAATCGTGGGCCTGCCTAACGTTGGTAAATCCACACTGTTTAACGCAATTACACAAGCTGGTGCCGAATCGGCAAACTATCCGTTCTGTACGATTGACCCTAACGTGGGGATCGTTGAAGTACCGGACGAGCGTTTGGACAAATTGACAGAACTCGTTGTACCGAAAAAAACGGTACCAACGGCGTTTGAATTCGTAGATATTGCAGGTCTTGTTCGCGGTGCGAGCAAAGGCGAAGGTCTTGGTAACAAGTTCCTTGCACACATTCGTGAAGTAGATGCCATTGTACATGTGGTGCGCTGCTTTGTAGACGAGAACATCACACACGTCGATGGCAAAATTGATCCGGTAAGCGACATCCAGACGATCAATCTGGAACTGATTCTGGCCGATATCGAGAGTGTCGAGAAAAAAATTGATCGCTCCAAGAAAAACATGAAGGGCGGCAACAAGTCAGCTGCTCAGGAAGTGGAAGTACTGGAGAAAGTGAAGGCTGTTCTGTACGAAGACAAGCCAGCACGCAGCATGGAGCTTACAGACGAAGAACGTCTGATTGTACGCGATCTGCATTTGCTTACCCTGAAGCCTGTTCTGTACGCAGCCAATGTAGCTGAGGACGAAATCGGCGATGTGGCAAACAATGCTTACGTGCAAAAAGTAAGAGAATTCGCCGCTGCTGAAAATGCAGAAGTGGTGCCGATCAGTGCAAAAGTGGAAGAAGAGATCTCGGAGCTTGAAGGCGAAGATAAACAAATGTTCCTGGAAGAGCTCGGTATCGAGGATTCCGGTCTGAACCTGTTGATCAAAGCTGCTTACAAATTGCTGGGTCTGTATACGTACTTCACAGCAGGCGTACAAGAAGTTCGTGCTTGGACAATCCGTAAGGGTACCAAAGCACCTGGCGCAGCGGGTGTCATTCACACCGACTTCGAGCGCGGATTCATTCGGGCAGAGGTTGTTTCCTACGAGGATCTGGTTGCTGCCGGTTCCATGAACGGTGCGAAAGAACGTGGACAACTTCGTCTTGAAGGTAAAGAGTATGTTGTCAATGACGGCGATGTTATGCACTTCCGCTTCAACGTTTAA